From the Paenibacillus sp. R14(2021) genome, the window TTGTTCATGCCAATTCCTCCTTACCCGCACTCGCATAATAAAGTAGATCTTCTTGTGTTGCTTCCCCGCGGGCAAATGAGCGGACAATCTCGCCATCGCAGAGGACGAGTATTCGATCGGCCAAGCCAAGCGCCTCAGCGAATTCGCATGTTAAATAGAGAATCCCCTTGCCCTGCTGCGCCAATTCGCCAATAATCCGGAAAATATCGCGCTTCGCGCCGACGTCGACGCCTTTCGTCGGTTCGTCGAATACGAAAATCTTGGCATCCGTGTTCGTCCATTTGCCGATCGCGACCTTCTGCTGGTTACCCCCGCTAAGGAAGGCGGTCTCGATATCCGGGCTGGACGCCTTGATGCCGAGACGTCCGATAATATCCGCAGCAAGCTTCTTCTCCTTGGTACGGGAGATGAACCCCATGCGGCTGAGCGATTTCAAGATCGGCAGGCTGAGGTTGTGCAAGACGGATTCGCGAACGAGAATGCCTTCCTTGCGCCGTTCCTCCGGCACTAGCACGATACCAGACTCCACGCCTTCGGCGGGCGAATGCGGCAGTGACTCCTTGCCGGCAAGCTGGATGCTTCCCTTCTCGGCGACGTCTGCGCCGAACAGAATTCGGGACAGCTCCGTCTTGCCGGCGCCCACAAGACCGACGACGGCAACAATTTCGCCGCTGTTCACGGTCAGATTGACACCGCGGACGCGTCTTCCCGCTGCCAAGCCCTTCACTTCGAGCAGCGGTCCGCCGATGGCTGCTTCAAGCTTCGGATATTCTTCCTCGAAGCTCTTGCCAAGCATCGCCCGGATGACGTCGCTCGGATTCGTGTCGGAGGCGGATTCATTCATAACAATACCGCCGTCTCTCATGACCGTGATCCGGTTGCTCACCTGGAATACCTCCGGCAGCCGGTGCGAGATGAAGACGATGCCGATGCCGGCTTTCTTCAAGCCTTCCATCAGTCCGAAGAGACGATCTGCCTCCTCCAAGCTGAGCGGAGCCGTCGGCTCGTCCAAAATAACGAATTTCGCTTCCTGCGCGAACAGCCGCGCGATCAGCACAAGCTGCTTCTCGGCAAGGGTCAAATCGGACACGCTGCGAAGCACATCAATGTGCAGCCCCAGCTTAGCCAGCACCTGCCCGGCTTCCTCGTTCAGCTTGCTCCAGGAAACCCAGGCGCTCCCTTCCGAAGAAGCAAGACGGTCCAGCATAATATTCTCCGCTACGCTCAAGTGCTGGACAAGCGAGGTATCCACTTCCTGATACACGCAGTGGATGCCCGATCGCTTCGCGTCCGCCGGCGAGCGGACAAGCAGCGCTTCGCCGTCAATCGTGACTGTTCCGGTATCGCCTTCATAGGCGCCGGATAAAATTTTCATCAGCGTGCTTTTGCCGGCTCCGTTTGCGCCAAGCAGTGCGTGCACTTCGCCGCCGCGCAGTTCGAAATCCACGCCCTTAAGCGCCGGTACACCGGCGAACGATTTACTGATGCCGCTCATCTGCAGCACCCGAGCAGCTTTTGCTGTCGACATCGGCTCAAAAACCCCTTTCCCGCAGGACTTATAGACAACAGGAAACGGCGCGGGATTCACCCGCGCCGTACCCAATGGCTTTCAATCACAATCCGACCCTTATTTACCTGCGGATTGTTCCAGCTCTTTCAGGTAATCGGTATTGCCTTGCTCGCTCTTGCCCCAGCCTTGGACGTATTCGCCAAGATCTGCTGTCGTTACTTTTTTGTCTTTCGGAAGCGCATCGCGGCTTACGAATACCGGCTCGATTTGAACCGTTGCATCCGTCTTGTCGCCGTGCAGCTTCTGGTACAAGTAACGTACTTGAACTTGTCCGATCGAGGATGGATCTGCGCCTGCCGCTGCTACCCATGGGCTTGCTGGATCTTGGATCAGCGCAAGGTCTTCGTCGCTGAGGTCAATACCGTATACTTTGATTTCGTTACGTCCTGCTTGCTTAATTGCGTTCGTTACGCCTTTAGCGAACTCATCCCATGCTGCCCAAACAGCCGTGATGCTTCCTTTTTCAGGGTATTTTTTCAAAATCGCTTCCATGCGCGTTTGTGCGTCAAGCTGTGCTTGGTTCGCATCGCCGAACTGGGCAACTTCTTTGATGTCCGGATATTTTTTCATGAAGCTTGCATACGTAATTTGACGGCTCTCCATTGGAGGGAAGCCTGCGACCCATACTTTTACGATGTTACCTTTGCCGCCAGTGTCTTTCGCCATTGCTTCAAGCGTCTTATCAGCAAGCATTTGGTCGTTCTGCGCCAAGCTCGTCACGCCTTCGATCGACAAACCGGAATCGAAAGCAACAATCGGGATATTCGCCGCGAGTGCTTTGTTAACACCATTCGTAAGCGAATCGGCAGTGCCGTGGTCGAGCAGGATACCGTCATACTTTTGGTTAATCGCCGTATCCAAGTTGGTTACCATTTTATTCAAATCATTATCCGATGCAAGCACGGTTACCTTGCCGCCGAATTTCTCGACTTGTTTCGTTACGCCGTCGATATATTGCGCGGAGAACGTACCTTGGTTGTATTTCATAATAAGTGCGATTTTCTTGCCTGAAAGCGGGTTCGACGCAGCTGCATTGCCGCTCGAAGCGTCAGCTCCTGCATTAGTTCCTGCGTTATTCTCTGCTTTATTGCCGCAAGCCGACAGTACAAGTACGGCCGCAAGGATGAGGGCTAACACGAAGCCCAGGCGTTTCTGTTGTTTCATGAATGATTATTCCTCCCCATATTATATGTCTCTAAGAATATGATTCCCACTATAAGTGTTATATCCGACTATGTCAATAGGAATTAATAGAATTTACGGCGTTTTTATTGTATCCGGCGGCCGCTTACCCCGCTTCAGCTCGCGGATCGAATAGCCGAAATCCATCTGCAGATGCGGATAGTCCTTGAAGCTCTTCCAGTCGCCTCCCCATGCGAAGCCCATGGACTTGGCGATTGCGACCACTTCCATCCAATCGGACTTTCCGTTGCGGTTGCCGTCATACTTCAAATCCCAGATGACATTTCCTTTCGAGGTGCGCAGTGCAAAATCGATGGCGAGCCCGTAATTGTGGAACGATTCGCCGCCCCTGACGTTCGTGACCACCTGTTTCTCGTTGCTTCTGCCCTGCTCGTACAGGACGTCCTGCTCCAGATTGCTGCGAAAGCCGTCGGTAATCAGAATCGTGATCCCGGCTTTCTTCGTCTGCTGGATCAGCGCGTTCATCTTGGCTGCTACCACGGGATGCAGCGCGTTGACAGGCGGCAGGTTATCGATCTCTGGCTGGGGCCATATTCGTTCCCTTGCAGGAGAATTAATAACGACGAGTCCCGCAAGCGAGAGCAGCATTGCAGCAAGCAGCCATTGCCTGCGCCTCATCGGGTTAATGCCGCCGCGGCCGGCCGGGACGGAAACATGTAAATCCGGCATCCTGCTTCCACATCCTTCTAGCAGCTATCCTGTTCATGCTAGATTGCTATTTTACTAGTCTATCCTATTTTACAACCGATAACGGAAATAGAAAACAAAAAAAACGACAATGGTTGTCGTTTTTTATCGAAAAATCATTACTTGGACTTATTCGCGCGTATTTCTACCGCATATTACCTCTGTACGTAAGGCAGAATCGGCGTGGCGATGCTTCGAATCAGTTCGAAGAGGAAGAAATTACGTATGCCGCGGTCATCGCCATTACAATGCTGAACACAACGATGAATTGGAAAGTCCGCCTATCCCGTTATTAAAAGCCGAACAAAGCCCGGTCGTAAACCAGGCATTCATTCGGCTTGCTGTTGCAATCGAGCTTATTGGGTGCCCTTGATCGGCTCGAGCGGCGTAGCGGCATGGCCGTAGCGCGGATATTCCCGGTCTACCGGCGCGGCCCACTTCACGGCGTTGTCAATGACCTTGCGCACCTGCGGGTTGTGGTACGTCGGGTACGTCTCGTGGCCCGGACGGAAATAGAAGACTTTGCCGTTGCCGCGGGTATAGCAGCAGCCGCTGCGGAACACTTCGCCGCCCTCGAACCAGCTCACCATAACCAGCTCGTCCGGCTGCGGAATGTCGAAGTGCTCGCCGTACATTTCTTCCTGCGGCAGTTCGATATATTCACCGATGCCGGCCGCGATCGGATGCGCCGGATTGACGACCCAGATGCGTTCTTTCTCATCGGCTTCGCGCCATTTCAGGTCGCAGGACGTGCCCATGAGCTTCTTGAAGATTTTCGAGAAATGGCCGGAATGCAGCACGATGAGACCCATGCCTTTCAGCACGCGGTTATGGACCTTCTCGACGATCTCATCCTTCACTTCGCCGTGGGCGAGATGGCCCCACCAGATCAGCACATCAGTGTTGTTTAACACCTCGTCCGTCAATCCGTGCTCCGCCTCGTCCAGCGTTGCGAATCGCAGCTCGCCCTGCACGCTCAGCCCTTCGGCAATCGCGGCATGCATGCCGTCCGGATAAATTTCGCCCGCTTTCGGGTTTGTTTTCTCATGGCGGAATTCGTTCCATATCGTTACATTGATTTGCTGCGTCATCGTCGTCGTTTCCTCCTGTATAAGCACTTGTTTTGCCTTTAATTATAGGGGAGACAACGCGGCGGAATCGATTGCAGATGATGCTGAATTATTATGGTATTCTGTCATTTATGGCTGCAAGGTCATCGAATTATGGTACACTTGGGTTACGAAATCTTGCAGCGACTTGCATACAAGGAGACCCGCGATGCCGGACGAAATGTACCATGAGCATGTAACGTATCAAAATCCATTCCTCGCCATCAAAATATGGCGGATCGATTCCGAATTAACCGCTGAAACCAAGCGTCTGCGCAAGGAGGCATCACGCAAGCAGCCGCTTCCCCTATGGAATTACCATGATGAAATCGAGCTGCTGCTCATTCTGCGGGGCGAAATGACTGCCTACTACGGCGAGGAGCAGCTGGTGCTCCGCAAAGGCGACGTCGCGCTGTTCGGCTCGGCCGAGCCGCACACCACGATGCATACGAAGGACAGCCCGCTCAGCTACCTCGTATTCCAGCTCAACCTGCGCAAATACTGGGACCAGAGCACGATCAGCAGCATGATGCATTTTGCCGAGCTCATCCGCCCGCTCAGCGCGCTTAATTATATATTCAGCGAGAACCGTGAAGTCCGCATGCGGATCGCCGCGCTCATCCGCGATATTTATACGGAAATGAACGAGATGCAGCTTGGCTACGAGCTTGCCGTTTCCTCGCGGATCAAATCGATTCTGCTGCTGCTCCTGCGCGGCGACAGCCGGAAGCTGCTGCATTACCATGACGAACTTCTATTCGAACGGCTCCGCCCCGTCATCACTTACGTAGAGGAACACCTGAGCGAGAAGCTCACCGTCGAGACGATGAGCGGTATGCTGAACTTGAGCTACACCCATTTTCTGAAAACATTCAAGAAGGCGCTCGGCATGACGTTCACCGATTTCGTCGTATTCAAGCGCATTAAGCGCGCGGAGCAGCTGCTGCTGACCTCCGACATCAGCATCGCAGAAGCAGCGGAAGCCGTGGGCATGTCGAACCTCGGGCATTTCTATCAGTTATTTAACCGGCTTAACGATTGCTCGCCGAAGCAGTTTAGAGACCGGCTGCGGGCGGATGCGGCGGGCGGGAGCTCGTAAAGGCTTGCAGCACCGCTCATAACGAACCAAGGAGTGCCTCGATAAAATCGACATTGATTTTCGTAACTATGCCTTTAACGATTTTGGAGCTTACGATCGAGCTCGCTTATATGCTTCCCTTGGATTCGTAGTAGAAGGGACGTTGCGGGACTGCTTGTGAAGCGACGAACGGTTCAAGTCTCTTGTCGTGATGTCTTTGCTCCGGTTGGCTGAACGAAAAGGAAGCTAGCGGGGAGAGTAGGCAACAAACCAAAAATGGCCTTACAGCTTCTTCAGCTGCAGGGCCATTTTTATGAATTAATGTTGTCAAATTTCTGCTTTGCTAGCGCCCGCCAGACACACTACCCCTTCGGCAACGATGCCATGCAAATCTGCGACGAAATGTCCCAGCTGTACTTGCCGCGGCTTCCCTCGTATAGGATCACGAACGCATCCTCCGTTTCGAGCAGCGCCGGGAACCATATTGCCCCGCCGTCCTCTTCGCCCTTCGCGCCGCAGCCGAAGATCGGATTGCCGGGATGGCGCTCCCAGTTCAGCAGGTCCGTGGAACGCGCCAAACCGAAGAAGTCCGGCTCGTCCTCCAAATAAGAGCTGCCGCCGTAGATCATATAGTAATAGTCCCCGTCCTTCAGCAGCCGCGCCGTCACGACGGACAGGGCATCCCAGCTGCCCGGATCGCCTGCGAATATGGCCCCCTCGGACACACGTTCAAAATGGATGCCGTCCTTCGAGCGGGACAGGTAGAGCCGGTAGCCGTTATTTTCGACCAATTGGTAAATCATATAAATATGATCGTCCTTCACGACGACGGCCGGTGCCCTGCCTTCCATGATGTTTCCAACCTTCGTGAACGCTTCGCCGTCCTTGCTGACCGCTAGGCCAACGCAATCCGGGCCCGCTCCAATGGCGGAGTAGTACAGGAACACTTGCCCGTTGAACAAGGCGGCAGCGGGATCAAGCACGTCCTTGCCGTCGAATTCGTCCGGCCCGCCAACGTCGACAATCGGCTCGCCGCCATGGAGATCGCGCAGCTCGATCGTATCCCGGGTGACGCTCATAATTTCGGCAACCGCCAGCCGGTCATGCCGCTGGCCGTCCGTGTTCGGCTGAATGCCATTACCTCGGTAATACAGCAGCTTCCGTCCGTTAAAGGTAAGAATATCGGGATTGGCGACCCAGACGCTGCGCCACGTCTCCCCGCTGGCAGGTATAACGGGATTGTGGGCGGAATGATGCCATGATAAACAGTTTTGCTGATAACTTCCCTTAAACAGATTCCAAAATGGCTCGCTCATGATTCAGATACGCCTCCTTGTCTACTTCTCAATATAACGGCTGGCGACTGGCGGCAGTAAGGACCGTTCCAAACGTTTTATTGGACTTTTGAAACTAGTTAAAGCTAACTTTGACTTGAAATTGGCATGCACGGTACTATGGGAGTAAACATATAGATGGGATTATTGAAACTATCACGCTAGAGAGGTCCCTTCCCATGATTATCGTTCAAGTTCCTCCGCTCCCCCATTTTCTGACGGGCGGCCGCGATGTGTATGCAGCCGGAGATCAACATGTCGAAAGGCAGATGATCGGCGTATTCGATCTGATCGTCGTCTCGCAAGGGACGCTGTTTATCGGGGAGGCAGGCATTGACGCGGAAGTCGGGGCAGGCCAGGCACTGATTCTTCGCCCGGACCTGCACCATTATCCGACGAAGCCGTGCGAAGCAGAGACAACGTTCTATTGGATTCATTTTCAGCTCACCTCGCTGTGGTCGGATCGCAGCGAACCTGGGCCGATTCATCTCTCGCCGCAACCGAACGCCGATCATGCCCACGTTAGAGACTTCGGACAGCAGCATACCCTGCGTCTGCCGCGCCTCATGACGCTCCCGGACCCGGCGGCCGTCTATGCCGAGATCGAAGGGCTGTTGTCGCTGATCTCGAAATCCGACTTGGCCAGCAGTTGGAAGCGGCAGGCGATTTTTCATAATTTGCTGTTCCGCATGTACGGCGATGTCCATTCCGGCCGCATGGATTCCGCCGTCGTGAAGCTGGCCGAACGGACAGCCTCGTACCTGCGGGCGAACTATCGGCAGGCATTAACGAACGAACAGCTGCGCAGCGCATTGAATTACCATCCTATTTACATAACGCGCTGCATGCGGGCCGTCTTCGGCTGCACGCCGAACGAATACGTGAATGAATATCGGATGGGGCAGGCCAAGCTTCAGCTGCTAACGACGGATCGCCCCATTGCCGAAATCGCCGCTGACGCGGGCTTCGAGGACCCCGCGTATTTTACGCGCCGCTTCGGCAGGTACGCGCGCATGAGCCCTACGGCATACCGGAATCAGTTCATAACCGGGGATCGGCGGGAACTGGAATGACGAGCAACCCGTACAAGAAGAAACCGCTTCGGGTAGCATAACAATGGCGTCGAGCCCGCTGCCGGAATCTGTATCAACATTCGAAATAATTGCTATATCGAATAACATCCATATTCGCTACACTTATTATAATGATAGCGCATTCATAACACTAAACCCTGTTCGAACGATCGAGGTTATTCCTAAACCGAAGAGGAGTGAGGCATCTATGTATAACGTGGCCATCGTGGACGACGAGCTGCAGACGGCGCTTGGCATCGGCAGCCATACCGATTGGGAAGCTTACAACATGCACGTTGCCGCGGTCGCCTCGAACGGACAGGACGTGCTGGATCTCATGGCTGATCAAACGATCGACCTGCTCATTACCGACGTGAATATGCCGATCATCGACGGCATCAGCCTGATTAAGGCCGCCAGGGAACTGCAGCCCTCGCTGCGGTGCATCGTCATCAGCGCGTACAGCGAGTTCACCTACGTCAAAAAGGCGCTCATGCTAAACGTCGAGAACTATCTGCTCAAGCCCATCAACGAGAACGAGCTGCATGAGACGCTTCTCCAGACGCTGCAAAATCTGGACAGGGACCGCTCTCACGCTCAGCACGAATGGCCGGACATGGTGGCCTTCCGCACCAATATTCTGGATCGCTGGGTCAACGGCCTGATTCAGGAATTCGAGCTGTTCGAGCGGGGAGAGCTGCTTCATATCGACTTACGAGCGGAAGCGTATCGAGCAGCCGTTCTCGAGGTTAACGTCGATGGAACAGAACAGGGTGCCGCAGCTTGCGGCATGATTCCTGCCGCAGCCCGGCTGCTGGAGCTGTGCAGAAGCATGCCGGCTTCGCCGTGCTTGAAGGAATGCTTCATGGACACCTCCTTCCGAGTCGTCATTATCAGCCACGACTCCCTCGAAGGCGAGCTGGAGTCGATGCTTCGCAGCATCATCCAGAAAGCCGCTTCGAGCGGCATTCACGCGTTCGCGGCCGCCGGACGGCTAACGGCTTCGTCCTCGCGCGTGCACGAAAGCTTCTCGGATGCGCGGCTTGCCCTGCATTACCGCTATCTGAATCCCGCAGTCCCGATCTGGCGCTGCGGGGCCGAGATGGACCCCTTTGCCCTCAGCCGGGTCTCGTTCATCCAGCTGCTGCAAGCCGGCAGCGTCGACCAAGCCTTGCAGGCCATCCTTCATTCCTTGCGCGCTTCGGCAGATCCCCATACGT encodes:
- a CDS encoding sugar ABC transporter ATP-binding protein — encoded protein: MSTAKAARVLQMSGISKSFAGVPALKGVDFELRGGEVHALLGANGAGKSTLMKILSGAYEGDTGTVTIDGEALLVRSPADAKRSGIHCVYQEVDTSLVQHLSVAENIMLDRLASSEGSAWVSWSKLNEEAGQVLAKLGLHIDVLRSVSDLTLAEKQLVLIARLFAQEAKFVILDEPTAPLSLEEADRLFGLMEGLKKAGIGIVFISHRLPEVFQVSNRITVMRDGGIVMNESASDTNPSDVIRAMLGKSFEEEYPKLEAAIGGPLLEVKGLAAGRRVRGVNLTVNSGEIVAVVGLVGAGKTELSRILFGADVAEKGSIQLAGKESLPHSPAEGVESGIVLVPEERRKEGILVRESVLHNLSLPILKSLSRMGFISRTKEKKLAADIIGRLGIKASSPDIETAFLSGGNQQKVAIGKWTNTDAKIFVFDEPTKGVDVGAKRDIFRIIGELAQQGKGILYLTCEFAEALGLADRILVLCDGEIVRSFARGEATQEDLLYYASAGKEELA
- a CDS encoding sugar ABC transporter substrate-binding protein, with translation MKQQKRLGFVLALILAAVLVLSACGNKAENNAGTNAGADASSGNAAASNPLSGKKIALIMKYNQGTFSAQYIDGVTKQVEKFGGKVTVLASDNDLNKMVTNLDTAINQKYDGILLDHGTADSLTNGVNKALAANIPIVAFDSGLSIEGVTSLAQNDQMLADKTLEAMAKDTGGKGNIVKVWVAGFPPMESRQITYASFMKKYPDIKEVAQFGDANQAQLDAQTRMEAILKKYPEKGSITAVWAAWDEFAKGVTNAIKQAGRNEIKVYGIDLSDEDLALIQDPASPWVAAAGADPSSIGQVQVRYLYQKLHGDKTDATVQIEPVFVSRDALPKDKKVTTADLGEYVQGWGKSEQGNTDYLKELEQSAGK
- a CDS encoding M15 family metallopeptidase; translated protein: MPDLHVSVPAGRGGINPMRRRQWLLAAMLLSLAGLVVINSPARERIWPQPEIDNLPPVNALHPVVAAKMNALIQQTKKAGITILITDGFRSNLEQDVLYEQGRSNEKQVVTNVRGGESFHNYGLAIDFALRTSKGNVIWDLKYDGNRNGKSDWMEVVAIAKSMGFAWGGDWKSFKDYPHLQMDFGYSIRELKRGKRPPDTIKTP
- a CDS encoding ThuA domain-containing protein, whose amino-acid sequence is MTQQINVTIWNEFRHEKTNPKAGEIYPDGMHAAIAEGLSVQGELRFATLDEAEHGLTDEVLNNTDVLIWWGHLAHGEVKDEIVEKVHNRVLKGMGLIVLHSGHFSKIFKKLMGTSCDLKWREADEKERIWVVNPAHPIAAGIGEYIELPQEEMYGEHFDIPQPDELVMVSWFEGGEVFRSGCCYTRGNGKVFYFRPGHETYPTYHNPQVRKVIDNAVKWAAPVDREYPRYGHAATPLEPIKGTQ
- a CDS encoding AraC family transcriptional regulator, with amino-acid sequence MPDEMYHEHVTYQNPFLAIKIWRIDSELTAETKRLRKEASRKQPLPLWNYHDEIELLLILRGEMTAYYGEEQLVLRKGDVALFGSAEPHTTMHTKDSPLSYLVFQLNLRKYWDQSTISSMMHFAELIRPLSALNYIFSENREVRMRIAALIRDIYTEMNEMQLGYELAVSSRIKSILLLLLRGDSRKLLHYHDELLFERLRPVITYVEEHLSEKLTVETMSGMLNLSYTHFLKTFKKALGMTFTDFVVFKRIKRAEQLLLTSDISIAEAAEAVGMSNLGHFYQLFNRLNDCSPKQFRDRLRADAAGGSS
- a CDS encoding AraC family transcriptional regulator, which produces MIIVQVPPLPHFLTGGRDVYAAGDQHVERQMIGVFDLIVVSQGTLFIGEAGIDAEVGAGQALILRPDLHHYPTKPCEAETTFYWIHFQLTSLWSDRSEPGPIHLSPQPNADHAHVRDFGQQHTLRLPRLMTLPDPAAVYAEIEGLLSLISKSDLASSWKRQAIFHNLLFRMYGDVHSGRMDSAVVKLAERTASYLRANYRQALTNEQLRSALNYHPIYITRCMRAVFGCTPNEYVNEYRMGQAKLQLLTTDRPIAEIAADAGFEDPAYFTRRFGRYARMSPTAYRNQFITGDRRELE
- a CDS encoding response regulator, whose protein sequence is MYNVAIVDDELQTALGIGSHTDWEAYNMHVAAVASNGQDVLDLMADQTIDLLITDVNMPIIDGISLIKAARELQPSLRCIVISAYSEFTYVKKALMLNVENYLLKPINENELHETLLQTLQNLDRDRSHAQHEWPDMVAFRTNILDRWVNGLIQEFELFERGELLHIDLRAEAYRAAVLEVNVDGTEQGAAACGMIPAAARLLELCRSMPASPCLKECFMDTSFRVVIISHDSLEGELESMLRSIIQKAASSGIHAFAAAGRLTASSSRVHESFSDARLALHYRYLNPAVPIWRCGAEMDPFALSRVSFIQLLQAGSVDQALQAILHSLRASADPHTSAIPFMLQLVQSTIDAGRVGSALPASMLRQLSTFMEARKPEQLTHWMKSAIAEAVKAMHERSGSYHPLIRQTLEQIRLRLGKELSLKTLAASMKVSSAYLGQLFKDETGKYFNDYVAQARLEAARALLLETDLKISDIAPRIGIPNHSYFNRLFKKTYGYSPVEFRRRSLVSMPAER